The following nucleotide sequence is from Myxococcus stipitatus.
GGCCTGCGCGAGGAGCTGGAGGCGGCGCGCGCGGAGGCCGACAAGGTGGAGCGGCTCCAGCAGCGGCTGAAGATGCTCGAGGGCGCGCTGGAGGCGGCGAAGGCGGAGATGGCGAAGGCGAACCAGACGGCCCAGGCGGCGCAGGCCGCGAAGTCGAAGGAGGCCGACGCGGCGCGCGCCGCGGAGTCGCGGCTGAAGGACGTGGAGGTCTCCCGGCAGGAGGAGGCCGCGGCCCGCAAGGCGCTGGAGGAGAAGCTGGCCGGGCTGGAGGCCCAGGCGCGCGAGCGGCCGGCCGCCGGGGCGGCGCCCTCGGGAGCGCCCGCCGACTGGGAGGCGGAGCGGGAGGGGCTCAAGGCGGACGTCGCCAACCTCAAGCGCAAGCTGGTGACGGCGGAGACGGCGCTCGAGGCGGCGGCTGGCTACAAGGCGAAGATCGCCAGGCTCGAGGCGCAATTGAAGGGCCGCAAGTAGCGGTTCGATTCGCATGCCCTTCGACGCACCAGTGGATCCGCTCACGGGGATGCCGGCGGCCCGCTTCGGGCTGTACCTGCACTTCCCCTACTGCCTGGCGAAGTGCCCGTACTGCGACTTCGCCGTGGCGGTGGCCCGGCAGGTGCCGGAGGAGCGCTACGCGAGCGCGGTGCTGGCGGAGCTGGACGCGCGGCTGGCGGCGCTGCCCTCGCTGCGCACGCGCCCCCTGGAGTCCATCTTCCTGGGAGGCGGGACGCCGTCCCTGTGGCACCCCCGCCACGTGGCCCGGGTGCTGGAGGGCATCGCGTCGCGCATGGCCGTGTCGCCCGGCGCGGAGGTGTCGCTGGAGGCCAACCCGGAGCGCGCGGACGCCGAGCGCTTCGAGGGCTACCGCGCCGCGGGCGTCAACCGCCTGTCCCTGGGCGTGCAGTCCTTCCAGGCGCGGACGTTGAAGGCGCTGGGGCGCGCGCACGACGCGGCGCAGGTGGAGCTGGCGGTGTCGCTGGCGCGCCGCGCGGACTTCCCGGTGGTGGCCATGGACTTCATCTATGGCGTGCACGGCCAGCAGCTGGCCGAGGTCGAGGACGACGCGCGCCGCGCGGTGGCGCTGGCGCCGGAGCACCTGTCCACGTATGCGCTGACCGTCGAGCGCGACGTGCTGGCGGTGGACACGCCACTGTCGAAGCAGCTCCAGCGGGGGGAGCTCGAGCTGCCCCCGGACGACACGGTGGTGGACATGGCCCGGGTGGTGCGCCAGGTGTATGGCGCGGCGGGCCTGCGGCGCTACGAGGTCTCCAACCACGCGCGGGCGGGCTACAGCTCCCGGCACAACGCGCTGTACTGGACGGGGGGCGAGTACCTGGCCCTGGGCGTGGGGGCCACGGGCATGCTGCTCGGGCCGGCGCCCTTCCGGTACGTCAACCTGCGAAGCCCGGAGAAGTACCTGCGCGAGGTGGAGGCGGGGCGGCTGCCGGAGGAGGGCCGGGAGGCGCTGGGCCCCGAGGAGCTGTTCGCCGAGCGGCTGGCCATGGGGCTGCGGCTGGTGTCCGGCGTGGACTGGGAAGAGGTGTGTCGGCGCCACGGTCAGCCCGTGGAGCCCCGGCGCGCGGAGGTGGCTCGGCTGGTGGAGCACGGCTTCGCGACGCTGGCGGATGGACGTCTGGCTTTGACGGAGAAGGGCGCGGATGTACACAGCGCCATCTGCGCGCGGCTGCTGTAGCGGCCGTGTCACCCCCATCGTGAGGATGTCGAGGAACGCATGAGCAAGTGGATGTTGTGGATGCTCCTGACCATGTTGACGGGCAACCCGCTCATGTCGATGGTGCTGGTCATCTTCATCCTCTTCGTCGCGGACCGTTTCACCTGGCGGGTGCTGCCCAGCCCGGTGCGCCTGTTCAAGCGCTTCCAGCGCGCGGGAGAACTGGCGGGCACCATCCTCACCAACCCGCATGAGCGCCGCGCGCGCCACGAGCTGGCGGACATCCGCGTGGAGCAGCGGCGCTACGCGGAGGCCGTCGACATCCTCAAGCCCAACCTGGAGGCGGGCGACGAGGACGTGGACACGCTGTTCCTGCTCGGCGTGGCGTACCTGGGCGCGGGCGACGCGCGGCGCGGGGAGCTCTTGCTGGACGAGGCGGCGAAGCTGGACGCGGGCTACCGGCAGGGCGCCATCGAGCTGGAGCGGGGCCGCTTCCGGCTCGAGCGCGGCGAGCTGAAGGGCGCCATCGAGGCGCTGGAGCGCTTCTGCGCCATCCGCCATGGCTCGGTGGAGGGGCGCTACCTGCTGGCGCGCGCGCTGGCGAAGGATGGCCGGAGCGCCGACGCGAAGGCCATGCGCGAGCAGGCCTGGCGCGAGTACGTCGCGGCGCCGGGCTTCCAGCGTCGCCGGGAGCGGCGGTGGGCCTGGCTGTCGCGGCCGAGCCGTCCGCTCATGTACGCGGTGCTGCTGGCGCTGGTGCTGGGCGGGGGAGGGATGCTCGCGCGGCGGGCGGGCCTGTTCTCCCCGGGCTCTCCCTACCCAGGCTACCCGGCGGGCTACGGAGGTGGGTACCCCGCGGCCTCGGGTCCGGGCGAGGTCGTCGAGCCGGACGTGTACGAGTAGCCGTTGCTGCCTGGAGACGACGACGCCCCCGGGCGCGTGGCGACCGGGGGCGTCGTGTGAAGCGCGCGCGTGCTCAGTGTAGGGCGTAGCAGGCCCGGGCGCAGTAGTCCTCGGTCTGGTTGCCGTTGGGCATGGTGTACGCGGGGCAGCAGGTGGTGAAGCCGTAACAAGCGCCCTTCTCGGGGCACTTGGCGTAGCAGGTCCCGGACGCGCAGGTCTGACCGGACGGACAGTCGGAGTTGAAGCTGCAGCTGATCAGCTCCTGCTCCGTCGACTCCGTCGGCGTGGCCGTCTCCTGCTCGGCGGGGGCGCCACCGCAAGCGGCGACGAGGCACAGCGCTCCAAGGGCGATGATGCGGGACAGGGACTTCATGGGCTCCTCCAGGTGTGGGACTGCGGGGTGTGAGGTCGATGCGTCACGAGGCGGGACACGCCGTCAGCCGAAGCAGATCTGCGCGCAATACGGCTGGCTGAGCGGCCCTCCCTCGCGGCTTTGGAAGGGCGGGCAGCACTGGAGCCCGTCACAGGCGGGCGCGGACGGCTCGCAGCGCGGCAGACAGGTGCCGACGACGCACGTCTGCGTGCTGGGACAGCCGGAGTCGGAGGTGCACGGACGGGACTGCTGCTCCGTGGTGCCGACCTCCGCCTCCAGGGCCGTCTGCGGCGCGCCGCCGCCACAGGCCATGAGCAGGAAGGGAACCGCCAGGGTGAAGATTCGAGTGAGGGAAACCATCGTCGCCTCCATGCAGGGGTGTGGCCGCCAGCATACCCAGACGCGTTCTTGAATCCTTGTTTTTCAGTTATAACTGAAAAGTACGGTTGGTACGGGAGGAGGAGGGACTGGACAGGAGCCACCGTGGGGCGTTGGCATTCCCCTGGGGTTGCTCCCGCATCCATCGACGAGGCCTTCGGCTCCCATGTTCCCGACTCCGTCGCAGGTCCTCCGTCAGCGGGAGGGCCTGCTGTCCGACACGCCCTTCCCCCTGTTGTTGCACGCGCTGATGGTGGAGGAGCGCACGTGCACGGTGGAGCTGCGGGTGCGGCAGCGGGAGAAGCGCATCCTCTTCGAGGACGGCGCGCCGGTGGCCTGCCAGTCGAACCTGCTGCACGAGACGCTCGGCAAGTACCTGGTGGAGAAGGGGCGGCTGTCGGAGGCGGACTACCAGAAGTGCCTGGCGGAGAGCGTGTCGTCGGGCGTGAGGATGGGGCCGTTGCTCATCCAGAAGTCGCTCATCAGCCCGTTCGACCTCTACAAGCAGCTCCAGGCGAACCTGGCGCACAAGCTGCTGGATTGCTTCCGGTGGGTGGACGCGCGCTACCGGCTCATCCCGG
It contains:
- a CDS encoding tetratricopeptide repeat protein; protein product: MSKWMLWMLLTMLTGNPLMSMVLVIFILFVADRFTWRVLPSPVRLFKRFQRAGELAGTILTNPHERRARHELADIRVEQRRYAEAVDILKPNLEAGDEDVDTLFLLGVAYLGAGDARRGELLLDEAAKLDAGYRQGAIELERGRFRLERGELKGAIEALERFCAIRHGSVEGRYLLARALAKDGRSADAKAMREQAWREYVAAPGFQRRRERRWAWLSRPSRPLMYAVLLALVLGGGGMLARRAGLFSPGSPYPGYPAGYGGGYPAASGPGEVVEPDVYE
- the hemW gene encoding radical SAM family heme chaperone HemW, translating into MPFDAPVDPLTGMPAARFGLYLHFPYCLAKCPYCDFAVAVARQVPEERYASAVLAELDARLAALPSLRTRPLESIFLGGGTPSLWHPRHVARVLEGIASRMAVSPGAEVSLEANPERADAERFEGYRAAGVNRLSLGVQSFQARTLKALGRAHDAAQVELAVSLARRADFPVVAMDFIYGVHGQQLAEVEDDARRAVALAPEHLSTYALTVERDVLAVDTPLSKQLQRGELELPPDDTVVDMARVVRQVYGAAGLRRYEVSNHARAGYSSRHNALYWTGGEYLALGVGATGMLLGPAPFRYVNLRSPEKYLREVEAGRLPEEGREALGPEELFAERLAMGLRLVSGVDWEEVCRRHGQPVEPRRAEVARLVEHGFATLADGRLALTEKGADVHSAICARLL